The sequence below is a genomic window from Escherichia marmotae.
AGAGCTGCCCGGTGCAGTTTTGATCAACTGCAGCGGCGGACGGATGGTGTTTGCGGTGGTGTGAACAGCACCGGAAACCAGACCATCAACTTCATCCTGTTCCAGCATCAGCGTGCCGAGAACCACGTTGTCTTCCAACTGTTCGCGTGCAACAGTTTCGGTCATGCCTTTGTTCTTACGCAGTTCGACCAGACGAGCAACATAGTTTTCGCGAACCACTTCTGGATCAACGATTTCAATGCCTGCGCCCAGTTCTACGCCCTGAGACGCTGCAACGCGGTTGATCTCTGCCGGGTTACCCAGCAGTACGCACGTTGCGATACCACGTTCGGCACAGATAGCGGCTGCTTTAACGGTACGCGGTTCGTCGCCTTCCGGCAGAACGATACGTTTGCCTGCTTTGCGTGCCAGTTCGGTCAGTTGATAACGGAACGCTGGCGGAGACAGACGACGGCTGCGTTCGGAAGTTGCAGTCAGGGAATCGATCCAGTCAGCGTTGATGTAGTTAGCAACGTATTCCTGAACTTTCTCGATGCGCTCGTGATCGTCAACCGGAACTTCCAGGTTGAAGCTTTGCAGGCTCAGAGAGGTTTGCCAGGTGTTGGTGTTCACCATGAATACCGGCAGGCCGGTAGCGAAAGCACGTTCGCACAGTTTAGAAATGCGCGCGTCCATTTCATAGCCGCCAGTCAGCAGCAGAGCACCGATTTCTACGCCGTTCATTGCAGCCAGACAAGCGGCAACCAGTACGTCAGGACGGTCTGCGGAAGTCACCAGCAGAGAGCCGGCACGGAAGTGCTCCAGCATGTGCGGAATGCTGCGTGCGCAGAAAGTCACAGATTTCACGCGGCGAGTGTTGATGTCGCCTTCGTTGATGATGGTGGCGTTCAGGTGGCGTGCCATATCGATCGCACGAGTTGCGATCAGATCAAAGCTCCACGGCACAGCGCCGAGAACCGGCAGCGGGCTGGAGTCTTGCAGCTTCGCCGGATCAACATTGTTGACTTTCGCTTTGGAAGAGTCATCGAAAATCTCAGACAGATCCGGGCGAGTACGACCCTGCTCATCAACCGGAGCATTCAGTTTGTTAACGATAACGCCAGTGATATTGGTGTTTTTGGCACCGCCGAAGCTGTTGCGAGTCAGTTCGATACGCTCTTTCAACTGCTCCGGGGTATCAGTGCCCTGAGACATAACGAAGACGATTTCCGCGTTCAGCGTTTTGGCGATTTCGTAGTTCAGAGACTGGGCAAACTGGTGCTTACGTGTCGGGACCAGACCTTCAACCAGAACCACTTCGGCATCTTTGGTGTTGGCGTGGTAGTTCGCGACGATCTCTTCCATCAGCACATCTTTCTTATTGCTGGAAAGCAGACCTTCAACGTAACTCATTTTCAGCGGTTCAGCGGCTGTCGTGGTGGAAGAACTCGCACGCACGATAGTCGTTGTCTGATCGGGCGCATCGCCACCGGTACGCGGCTGAGCGATAGGTTTAAAAACGCTCAGACGAACGCCTTTGCGTTCCATTGCACGGATCACGCCAAGACTGACGCTGGTCAGACCGACGCTGGTTCCGGTAGGGATCAGTATAATAATACGGGACACGGTTTATCCTCTTTCGTTACCGCCAGTTTGGCGGGTTACAAAACAGCACCGCCAGCAGGGCTGGCGGTGTGGAATCAGGCTGTCAGGCGGCAGGCGTCTTGCGCGATAACCAGCTCTTCGTTGGTCGGGATCACAACAGCAGGGCGGGTGCCTTCTTTGTTGATGAAACCAGATTTGCCGAAACGTGCAGCCAGGTTGCGTTCATGATCAACCTCAAAGCCCAGCACGCCCAGTTTGCCCAGAGACAGTTCACGAACCATCGCGGCATTTTCACCGATACCACCGGTGAATACAACTGCGTCCAGACGACCATCCATCAGCGCAGTGTATGCACCGATGTACTTCGCCAGGCGATGGCAGTAAACGTCCATTGCGCGCTTCGCGTCTTCTTTCGTCGCGTAGTTGTCTTCAACATAGCGGCAATCGCTGGTTACTTCGGTCAGACCTAGCAGGCCAGACTCTTTGGTCAGCATTTTGTTGATTGCGTCAACGCTCATGCCGAGGGTGTCGTGCAGGTGGAAGATGATAGCCGGGTCGATATCGCCAGAGCGAGTACCCATTACCAGACCTTCCAGCGGGGTCAGACCCATAGAGGTGTCAACGCATTTGCCGTTGCGGATAGCAGAAACGGAACCACCGTTGCCCAGGTGGCAGGTGATGATGTTCAGCTCTTCTACCGGTTTGTTCAGCATTTTCGCCGCTTCCTGGGTTACATAGAAGTGGCTGGTGCCGTGTGCGCCGTAACGACGAATGCCGTGCTCTTTGTACAAGTTGTACGGTAGGGCGTAGAGGTAAGACTCTTCCGGCATAGTCTGGTGGAACGCGGTGTCGAACACAGCAACGTTTTTGTCTT
It includes:
- the pta gene encoding phosphate acetyltransferase, with the protein product MSRIIILIPTGTSVGLTSVSLGVIRAMERKGVRLSVFKPIAQPRTGGDAPDQTTTIVRASSSTTTAAEPLKMSYVEGLLSSNKKDVLMEEIVANYHANTKDAEVVLVEGLVPTRKHQFAQSLNYEIAKTLNAEIVFVMSQGTDTPEQLKERIELTRNSFGGAKNTNITGVIVNKLNAPVDEQGRTRPDLSEIFDDSSKAKVNNVDPAKLQDSSPLPVLGAVPWSFDLIATRAIDMARHLNATIINEGDINTRRVKSVTFCARSIPHMLEHFRAGSLLVTSADRPDVLVAACLAAMNGVEIGALLLTGGYEMDARISKLCERAFATGLPVFMVNTNTWQTSLSLQSFNLEVPVDDHERIEKVQEYVANYINADWIDSLTATSERSRRLSPPAFRYQLTELARKAGKRIVLPEGDEPRTVKAAAICAERGIATCVLLGNPAEINRVAASQGVELGAGIEIVDPEVVRENYVARLVELRKNKGMTETVAREQLEDNVVLGTLMLEQDEVDGLVSGAVHTTANTIRPPLQLIKTAPGSSLVSSVFFMLLPEQVYVYGDCAINPDPTAEQLAEIAIQSADSAAAFGIEPRVAMLSYSTGTSGAGSDVEKVREATRLAQEKRPDLMIDGPLQYDAAVMADVAKSKAPNSPVAGRATVFIFPDLNTGNTTYKAVQRSADLISIGPMLQGMRKPVNDLSRGALVDDIVYTIALTAIQSAQQQ
- the ackA gene encoding acetate kinase — translated: MSSKLVLVLNCGSSSLKFAIIDAVNGEEYLSGLAECFHLPEARIKWKMDGNKQEAALGAGAAHSEALNFIVNTILAQKPELSAQLTAIGHRIVHGGEKYTSSVVIDESVIQGIKDAASFAPLHNPAHLIGIEEALKSFPQLKDKNVAVFDTAFHQTMPEESYLYALPYNLYKEHGIRRYGAHGTSHFYVTQEAAKMLNKPVEELNIITCHLGNGGSVSAIRNGKCVDTSMGLTPLEGLVMGTRSGDIDPAIIFHLHDTLGMSVDAINKMLTKESGLLGLTEVTSDCRYVEDNYATKEDAKRAMDVYCHRLAKYIGAYTALMDGRLDAVVFTGGIGENAAMVRELSLGKLGVLGFEVDHERNLAARFGKSGFINKEGTRPAVVIPTNEELVIAQDACRLTA